From a single Apium graveolens cultivar Ventura chromosome 2, ASM990537v1, whole genome shotgun sequence genomic region:
- the LOC141705993 gene encoding monothiol glutaredoxin-S10-like — translation MDRIANLGSQKAVVIFSKSSCYMSHAIKRLFYEQGVSPMIHELDQDSRGKEMEYALMRLGCSPAVPAVFIGGKFVGSATTVMTLHVNGSLKKLLKDAGALWL, via the coding sequence ATGGATCGCATTGCAAATTTAGGTTCACAGAAGGCGGTAGTGATCTTTAGCAAGAGTTCATGTTACATGTCTCATGCAATCAAGCGACTATTTTATGAGCAAGGAGTGAGCCCTATGATCCATGAGCTCGACCAAGACTCGAGAGGAAAGGAAATGGAGTATGCACTAATGAGGCTAGGGTGCAGCCCTGCGGTGCCAGCTGTGTTCATTGGAGGCAAATTCGTGGGGTCTGCAACTACTGTCATGACTCTTCATGTCAATGGCTCACTTAAGAAGTTGCTCAAAGACGCCGGAGCTTTATGGCTTTAG